One window of the Thermococcus sp. P6 genome contains the following:
- a CDS encoding phospho-sugar mutase, with amino-acid sequence MEVYHSKSFNPEELALLGRAMGTISQGTIIVGRDGRAISRYGKRAMVVGIVSTGSTIMDVRLIPLIALRDFAMGKGLPFAYVYYHNGVRVHVSGFDVDEIEAILESRNFIEAQPNDIGATVYYPNALDDFLHEIFKHYSFRVKGRALVDAMNTPAVLFFPRMSDHFGFEVELINDMMTSYLPPKPKEVFLHKLVKGDYDFGMRFRPEGIVEFHKDGEELEFSNMWKLLDHMKKNL; translated from the coding sequence GTGGAAGTGTATCATTCCAAGAGTTTTAACCCCGAGGAGCTCGCCCTTCTCGGAAGGGCCATGGGGACGATATCCCAGGGAACGATAATAGTCGGAAGGGACGGTAGGGCCATATCCAGATACGGAAAGCGGGCCATGGTGGTTGGGATAGTCAGCACGGGCTCGACCATAATGGACGTCCGTCTAATACCCCTGATAGCCCTCAGGGACTTTGCCATGGGAAAGGGTCTTCCTTTTGCCTACGTTTACTATCACAACGGTGTCAGGGTCCACGTGAGCGGGTTCGATGTCGATGAGATCGAGGCCATACTCGAGAGTAGGAACTTCATAGAGGCGCAGCCCAACGATATCGGGGCAACGGTTTACTATCCAAACGCCCTCGACGACTTTCTCCACGAGATCTTCAAGCACTACAGCTTCAGGGTGAAGGGCAGGGCCCTCGTCGATGCCATGAACACCCCCGCAGTTCTCTTCTTCCCGCGCATGAGCGACCACTTTGGCTTTGAGGTTGAGCTCATAAACGACATGATGACGAGTTACCTTCCTCCAAAGCCGAAGGAGGTATTCCTCCACAAGCTCGTGAAGGGCGATTACGACTTCGGAATGCGCTTCAGACCCGAGGGCATCGTGGAGTTCCACAAAGACGGTGAGGAGCTCGAGTTCAGTAACATGTGGAAGCTCCTCGACCACATGAAGAAGAACCTTTAA
- a CDS encoding glycerophosphodiester phosphodiesterase family protein, with the protein MARVYREGPVILGHRGFRGRIENTLPAFRRALKYADGIEFDVRLTGDGKVLVHHDDSFVADGFSHSLRDLSLVELRRLHPMGRLVPTLGEVVREFKGVRMDVDVKEIETVEETLRLVERYNALEKAVFSSEDPEIVRTVLRECPECRVGFSIVGYSSVPRLLRLKGIHSVHVPIDAVSYIGYRPLMTILRALRRRGLAVYLWNYRMDEMFWVPRLISVTDVLISDDPARLRKSFLPQGATE; encoded by the coding sequence GTGGCACGTGTGTACAGGGAAGGCCCGGTGATTCTGGGCCACAGGGGGTTCAGGGGGCGCATTGAAAACACCCTGCCCGCCTTCAGGAGGGCCCTGAAATACGCGGACGGGATAGAGTTCGACGTGAGGCTCACGGGCGATGGAAAGGTCCTCGTTCACCACGACGATTCCTTTGTCGCCGACGGTTTTTCCCACAGTTTGAGGGACCTCAGTCTGGTGGAGCTCAGGAGACTGCACCCGATGGGAAGGCTGGTCCCCACCCTCGGGGAGGTTGTGAGGGAGTTCAAAGGGGTTAGGATGGACGTTGACGTCAAGGAGATCGAGACCGTTGAAGAAACCCTCCGGCTGGTTGAAAGGTACAATGCCCTCGAGAAGGCGGTGTTCTCCTCGGAGGATCCGGAGATAGTGCGGACCGTCCTCCGGGAGTGTCCCGAATGCAGGGTCGGGTTCTCGATAGTGGGCTACTCTTCCGTTCCCCGGCTGCTTCGCCTGAAAGGTATCCACTCCGTCCACGTGCCGATCGATGCCGTCTCCTACATAGGCTACAGGCCCCTGATGACCATCCTGAGGGCCCTTCGACGGCGCGGTCTTGCAGTTTACCTCTGGAACTACCGCATGGACGAGATGTTCTGGGTTCCAAGGCTCATCTCTGTTACGGACGTTTTGATATCCGACGACCCTGCGAGGCTGAGGAAAAGCTTTTTACCTCAGGGCGCCACCGAATGA
- a CDS encoding PrsW family intramembrane metalloprotease: protein MNVLSLLVFFAYGPALVILWYFYHADRYEPEPRRYVLGTFLLGGTLSVLIAYVVESFLTLGGIVKPILPLTAFYVALVAGIVEEPAKALALRWPFRAGQMDGIMDGLVYGVAAGLGFAATENFLYGMGYGVAVTLVRGLLTPLAHATWSAIIGVGYGLKAEGRVHTLEPYFSLAILLHMTWDYFAFLSVSIPAYNVLLILLILLNLAILRYFMIIGEAEDASRRFYYWFKRRGGM from the coding sequence ATGAACGTGTTAAGCCTGCTGGTGTTCTTCGCCTACGGGCCTGCCCTCGTTATACTCTGGTACTTCTACCACGCCGACAGGTACGAGCCCGAGCCAAGGAGATACGTGCTGGGAACGTTCCTGCTGGGGGGAACGCTCTCCGTCCTTATCGCCTACGTAGTTGAGAGCTTCCTGACCCTCGGGGGCATTGTAAAGCCGATTCTCCCGCTGACAGCCTTCTACGTTGCACTCGTTGCGGGTATCGTTGAGGAACCGGCCAAGGCCCTCGCCCTGCGGTGGCCCTTCAGGGCCGGTCAGATGGACGGCATAATGGACGGCCTCGTTTACGGCGTTGCGGCCGGTCTGGGCTTTGCAGCCACCGAGAATTTCCTCTACGGAATGGGCTACGGCGTTGCCGTGACGCTCGTGAGGGGGCTCCTGACGCCCCTTGCCCACGCAACATGGAGTGCCATAATCGGCGTTGGCTACGGCCTGAAGGCCGAGGGAAGGGTGCACACCCTCGAACCCTACTTCAGCCTCGCGATACTGCTCCACATGACATGGGATTACTTCGCCTTCCTGAGCGTGAGTATCCCGGCCTACAACGTTCTCCTGATACTGCTGATACTCCTCAACCTCGCCATACTCCGCTACTTCATGATTATAGGTGAGGCCGAGGATGCCTCCCGCCGCTTCTACTACTGGTTCAAAAGGAGGGGTGGAATGTGA
- the malP gene encoding maltodextrin phosphorylase, whose amino-acid sequence MIQVMCMSEGFRTEDVIREKLPYPLRDLAELAYNYWWSWNRRATKLWEYIDPELWAEYKNPVKLLLEVPRARFKELINDDNFMNLHELVMDQFEHYMNPASTWFSTNYPKWDKPIVYLCMEYGISRSLPIYSGGLGILAGDHVKTASDLGLPFIAVGLLYKHGYFRQEIDKNGRQIEVFPDYRPEEMPLKPVLNGEGKPLLIEVPIEDRVVYARAFEVTVGRVKMYLLDTDVPENSPGDRSICDYLYNAEMDRRIKQEILLGIGGMRLLKSLGIEPGVVHLNEGHPAFANLQRMAWYMEEGLTFTEALSIVRGTTVFTTHTPVPAGHDRFPMEEVKKRLSGFLAGREELLELGREGDQLNMTLLAIRTSSYVNGVSKLHAEVSKRMWKDLWPGVPIDEIPIEGITNGIHTMTWVHNEIKKLFDRYLGRVWREHTNIEGIWYAVERIPDEELWATHLEAKRELVNLLRKKAIERNKRLGTNDPLPEIDENALIIGFARRFATYKRATLLFTDLERLKRILNNPERPVYLIFGGKAHPMDEAGKEFLRRVYEVSQMPGFKGKIFLVENYDMGTARLMVAGVDVWLNTPRRPMEASGTSGMKAGLNGVLNASIYDGWWVEGYNGKNGWVVGEETTEPETEEDDPKDAQSLYNLLEREIVPVYYSNRDRWVYMMKESIKSIAPLFSTHRMVKEYMDRFYSKAMSNYIWLTRENYQGAREIAAWKDRVTASWDKVKIEEVRVKEGNVLEVSLYLDGLNPEDVKVELYYGVSVNGQPVERPHIIELRHPKRLEGDRWLYTYEGSALRHFGEECWHYSVRVYPHHEKLPHRFLLGLVKWADLG is encoded by the coding sequence ATGATACAGGTGATGTGCATGAGCGAAGGTTTCAGGACGGAAGATGTAATCAGGGAGAAACTGCCTTACCCGCTGAGGGATCTGGCGGAGCTGGCTTACAACTACTGGTGGAGCTGGAACAGGCGCGCCACGAAACTCTGGGAGTACATCGACCCCGAGCTCTGGGCCGAGTATAAGAACCCTGTTAAACTCCTTCTCGAGGTCCCCAGAGCCCGTTTCAAAGAGCTCATCAACGACGACAACTTCATGAACCTGCACGAGCTTGTTATGGACCAGTTTGAGCACTACATGAACCCCGCCTCAACATGGTTCTCCACGAACTACCCGAAGTGGGACAAACCCATAGTTTACCTTTGCATGGAGTACGGTATAAGCAGGAGCCTTCCCATCTACTCGGGCGGCCTCGGAATCCTTGCCGGGGACCACGTGAAGACGGCGAGCGATCTCGGACTCCCCTTCATAGCCGTTGGCCTCCTCTACAAGCACGGCTACTTCAGACAGGAGATCGATAAAAACGGAAGGCAGATTGAAGTGTTCCCCGACTACAGGCCCGAGGAGATGCCCCTGAAGCCCGTCCTTAACGGGGAGGGAAAACCCCTCCTGATAGAGGTTCCGATAGAGGACAGAGTCGTTTACGCGAGGGCCTTTGAGGTCACCGTTGGCAGGGTGAAGATGTACCTTCTCGATACGGACGTGCCCGAGAACAGTCCCGGGGACAGGAGCATATGCGACTACCTCTACAACGCCGAGATGGACAGGAGGATCAAGCAGGAGATACTCCTCGGAATCGGGGGTATGAGACTCCTCAAAAGCCTTGGAATAGAACCGGGCGTAGTTCATCTCAACGAGGGACATCCCGCCTTTGCGAACCTCCAGAGGATGGCGTGGTACATGGAGGAAGGGTTAACCTTCACCGAGGCCCTCAGCATAGTACGGGGAACGACGGTCTTCACAACCCACACACCCGTTCCTGCAGGCCACGACAGGTTTCCGATGGAGGAGGTTAAAAAGCGCCTCTCAGGCTTCCTAGCCGGAAGGGAAGAACTTCTGGAGCTCGGAAGGGAGGGAGATCAGCTTAACATGACCCTCCTTGCAATACGGACTTCGAGCTACGTCAACGGCGTAAGCAAACTTCACGCGGAGGTCAGCAAGAGGATGTGGAAGGACCTCTGGCCGGGGGTTCCAATAGACGAGATACCCATAGAGGGAATAACCAACGGTATCCACACCATGACGTGGGTTCACAACGAGATTAAGAAGCTCTTCGACCGCTACCTCGGGCGGGTCTGGAGGGAGCACACGAACATCGAAGGCATCTGGTACGCGGTTGAGAGGATTCCGGACGAGGAGCTCTGGGCGACACATCTCGAGGCCAAGAGGGAGCTGGTAAACCTGCTCAGGAAGAAGGCCATCGAAAGGAACAAACGCCTTGGAACAAACGATCCCCTGCCCGAGATCGACGAGAACGCCCTTATAATTGGCTTTGCCAGACGCTTCGCAACCTACAAGAGGGCCACCCTCCTCTTCACCGATCTCGAGAGGCTGAAGAGGATTCTCAACAACCCCGAAAGACCCGTTTACCTGATCTTCGGTGGAAAGGCCCACCCCATGGACGAGGCGGGTAAGGAGTTCCTGAGGAGGGTTTACGAGGTCAGCCAGATGCCCGGGTTCAAGGGGAAGATATTCCTCGTGGAGAACTACGACATGGGGACCGCGAGGCTCATGGTGGCGGGCGTTGACGTCTGGCTCAACACCCCGAGGAGGCCCATGGAGGCCAGCGGAACGAGCGGCATGAAGGCGGGCCTTAACGGCGTCCTCAACGCGAGCATCTACGATGGATGGTGGGTCGAGGGCTACAACGGCAAGAACGGCTGGGTCGTGGGGGAGGAAACAACGGAACCCGAGACGGAAGAGGACGACCCCAAGGACGCACAGTCCCTCTACAACCTGCTTGAGCGGGAGATAGTGCCGGTCTACTACTCCAACCGTGACAGATGGGTTTACATGATGAAGGAGAGCATCAAGAGCATAGCGCCCCTCTTCAGCACCCACAGGATGGTAAAGGAGTACATGGACAGGTTCTACTCGAAGGCCATGAGCAACTACATCTGGCTGACGAGGGAGAACTATCAGGGAGCCCGGGAGATAGCCGCGTGGAAGGACCGAGTCACGGCATCGTGGGACAAGGTGAAGATCGAGGAGGTCAGGGTGAAGGAGGGGAACGTCCTCGAGGTCTCGCTGTACCTCGACGGCCTGAACCCCGAGGACGTTAAGGTTGAACTCTACTACGGTGTCAGCGTCAATGGTCAGCCTGTGGAGAGGCCGCACATCATAGAGCTCAGGCATCCAAAGAGGCTCGAGGGAGACAGATGGCTCTACACCTACGAGGGGAGCGCGTTAAGGCACTTCGGTGAGGAGTGCTGGCATTATTCGGTAAGGGTCTATCCACATCACGAGAAGCTCCCCCACAGGTTCCTCCTCGGTCTGGTCAAATGGGCGGATCTCGGGTGA
- a CDS encoding SLC45 family MFS transporter — MEFKYSRIFLLGFGFFGISIIWALYNAYVPIFLQDTFHLSRTVTGFVMTIDNLFAVLLLPFLGALSDMTRTRLGRRKPYILLGAPSAAIMFALIPVARAHESLALFMGTIVFMNFFMALFRSPVIAFMPDITPSEKRSQANGIINFMGGLGALLAYFGGKFLYDMNYAYPFYVGAALMLLANLLVVLLVPEPEEYRVPGEKMKIGKLLSETSRKSFGELGENLREVFASHEKSLLAILLAIFLWFVAFNSLETFFTSYAKYHLGIEESTGAFMIGMFSLSFMIFAIPAGFLGARIGRRKTITLGLAVVVAILVAAYYIGESQHPASSSLNDPVVMTFMGLFFIGGIGWAMVNVNSLPMVVDMTTEEKLGGYTGLYYFSSQAANLVAPPLAGAFLDVIGYTTLLPFSITFFLLSAIAMQFVRRGDIVARKGEALDYVPDVD, encoded by the coding sequence TTGGAGTTCAAATATTCGAGGATATTCCTTCTCGGTTTTGGCTTTTTCGGGATAAGCATAATATGGGCCCTTTACAACGCTTACGTGCCTATATTCCTTCAGGATACCTTCCATCTAAGCAGAACCGTGACGGGCTTCGTGATGACGATAGACAACCTCTTCGCCGTCCTGCTGCTTCCCTTCCTCGGGGCGCTCAGTGACATGACGAGGACGAGACTCGGCCGCAGGAAGCCCTACATACTCCTCGGCGCACCGTCGGCGGCGATAATGTTCGCCCTGATACCCGTTGCAAGGGCCCACGAGAGCCTCGCCCTCTTCATGGGAACCATCGTCTTCATGAACTTCTTCATGGCCCTCTTCCGCTCCCCGGTCATCGCCTTTATGCCCGATATAACACCGAGCGAGAAGAGGAGTCAGGCGAACGGGATAATCAACTTCATGGGCGGTCTCGGGGCTCTGCTGGCCTACTTCGGGGGCAAGTTCCTCTACGACATGAACTACGCCTATCCCTTCTACGTGGGCGCCGCGTTGATGCTCCTCGCCAACCTGCTGGTGGTTCTCCTCGTTCCCGAGCCCGAGGAATACCGCGTTCCGGGAGAGAAGATGAAGATAGGAAAGCTCCTATCGGAGACGTCCAGAAAGAGCTTCGGGGAGCTCGGGGAGAACCTCAGGGAGGTGTTTGCGAGCCACGAGAAAAGCCTGCTGGCCATTCTACTTGCCATCTTCCTCTGGTTCGTGGCCTTTAACTCCCTGGAGACCTTCTTCACGAGCTACGCCAAGTACCACCTCGGGATAGAGGAGAGCACCGGCGCCTTCATGATCGGTATGTTCTCCCTGAGTTTCATGATATTCGCTATTCCCGCGGGGTTCCTCGGTGCGAGGATAGGCAGGAGGAAGACGATAACCCTCGGGCTCGCAGTGGTGGTGGCCATACTCGTGGCGGCCTATTACATCGGGGAGAGCCAGCACCCGGCCTCCAGCTCCCTGAACGATCCCGTGGTGATGACATTCATGGGGCTGTTTTTCATCGGTGGCATAGGGTGGGCCATGGTTAACGTAAACTCCCTGCCCATGGTCGTGGACATGACCACGGAGGAGAAGCTCGGCGGCTACACCGGACTCTACTACTTCTCCAGTCAGGCGGCGAACCTCGTAGCGCCACCGCTGGCGGGGGCCTTCCTTGACGTCATAGGCTACACCACCCTGCTGCCCTTTTCGATAACCTTCTTTCTGCTGTCGGCGATTGCTATGCAGTTCGTCAGAAGGGGGGACATCGTCGCGCGGAAGGGAGAGGCGCTGGACTACGTCCCGGACGTGGACTGA
- a CDS encoding glycerophosphodiester phosphodiesterase family protein codes for MWERKGVIVLGHRGYSSKYPEDSLLAFRKAIEAGADGIELDVWLTRDGEVVVMHDETIDRTSDMTGRQKDMTLKELKGADLGMGERIPTLEEVFRVLPEGVLVNVELKDPDAVGRVVEIVAENNPGRVMVSSFSVDALREYRRQGGKARMGLLIGSEDAVPLVPKLKEELGLWSINVPVDALPLLGLEKTLGALRWARSLGLRVVLWAGNDSLFYENGNLEKLKGLFDVVITNDVERMLERLKSMRLR; via the coding sequence ATGTGGGAAAGGAAGGGAGTTATCGTCCTCGGACACAGGGGTTACTCCTCCAAATACCCCGAGGACAGTCTTCTGGCCTTCAGGAAGGCGATAGAGGCGGGAGCGGATGGAATCGAGCTGGACGTGTGGCTGACCCGGGACGGGGAAGTCGTGGTGATGCACGACGAGACCATCGACAGAACGAGCGACATGACCGGAAGGCAGAAGGACATGACCCTGAAGGAACTCAAAGGGGCCGACTTGGGGATGGGGGAGCGCATTCCAACGCTCGAGGAGGTTTTCAGGGTTCTTCCTGAAGGGGTCCTCGTCAACGTCGAACTCAAGGATCCCGATGCCGTCGGAAGGGTCGTTGAAATCGTTGCCGAGAACAACCCCGGGAGGGTGATGGTCTCTTCCTTCAGCGTTGATGCCCTGAGGGAATACCGGAGACAGGGTGGAAAGGCCAGAATGGGCCTCCTCATAGGAAGCGAGGACGCTGTTCCCCTGGTACCGAAGCTGAAGGAGGAGCTCGGCCTCTGGTCGATAAACGTGCCCGTGGATGCCCTACCCCTGCTCGGGCTCGAGAAGACTCTGGGGGCCCTGAGGTGGGCGCGCTCCCTGGGACTCAGGGTTGTCCTATGGGCCGGAAACGATTCCCTGTTCTACGAAAACGGGAACCTTGAAAAGCTTAAGGGGCTGTTCGACGTTGTGATAACCAATGACGTGGAAAGGATGCTCGAACGGCTCAAAAGCATGAGGCTCAGATGA
- a CDS encoding alpha/beta hydrolase, whose protein sequence is MVWLYILIFLLLAFIGFSVFVGYKMVKPDRFIREWTPKDLGFDYEDVEFTTEDGLRLRGWWIDRGSEGTVIPLHGYTRSRWDEVYMKDTVEFLLKKGYNVLTFDFRGHGESEGTYTTVGDRELMDVEAALRWLTERHPERARKTALIGFSMGAMVTIRALAEAGGVCCGVADSPPIYADRTGARGLKYFANLPEWLYYFVKPFTKLFSGGKVVDVMAYSDRVKKPLLLIAGEKDPLVKVDEVREFYERNKRVNGNVELWVTDAPHVRTLKLHPEEWKKKVGDFLDRFMA, encoded by the coding sequence ATGGTCTGGCTTTACATTCTGATCTTTCTCCTTCTGGCCTTTATCGGCTTTTCAGTCTTCGTCGGGTATAAGATGGTCAAACCCGACCGTTTCATCAGAGAATGGACACCTAAGGACCTCGGTTTTGATTACGAGGATGTTGAGTTCACAACCGAGGACGGGCTGAGGCTCAGGGGCTGGTGGATAGACAGGGGAAGCGAGGGAACCGTCATCCCCCTCCACGGCTACACGAGGAGCAGGTGGGACGAGGTTTACATGAAGGACACCGTAGAGTTCCTCCTCAAGAAGGGTTACAATGTCCTGACCTTCGACTTCAGGGGGCACGGGGAGAGCGAGGGAACCTACACGACCGTTGGGGATAGAGAGCTCATGGACGTTGAGGCTGCCCTGAGGTGGCTCACCGAAAGGCACCCGGAAAGGGCCCGGAAAACGGCACTGATCGGTTTCTCAATGGGGGCCATGGTTACGATAAGGGCACTGGCGGAAGCCGGGGGAGTCTGCTGCGGGGTGGCTGATTCGCCTCCGATCTACGCCGACAGAACCGGTGCGCGGGGGCTGAAGTACTTCGCAAACCTTCCGGAATGGCTCTATTACTTCGTTAAACCCTTCACGAAGCTCTTCAGCGGGGGCAAGGTGGTGGACGTTATGGCCTACTCGGATCGCGTTAAAAAGCCGCTGCTCCTCATTGCCGGGGAGAAGGACCCCCTCGTAAAGGTCGATGAGGTGAGGGAGTTCTACGAGAGGAACAAAAGGGTAAACGGGAACGTGGAGCTCTGGGTAACCGACGCCCCCCACGTCAGAACGCTGAAGCTCCATCCGGAGGAGTGGAAAAAGAAAGTCGGGGACTTCCTCGACCGGTTCATGGCTTAG
- a CDS encoding MFS transporter — MERKGFSWGVVLGIALLGFSRSVGWALNKGLSFPLLSTYTGSAFVKGTILATEGLIGLFVPVLLGYYSDTLKSRYGRRRPFIMIGGLLAGIMALMIYVSYAAGLPLWGFALTLALFYFSMHIYTAQYRALMPDTIESGQRGKASGVITLLEWAGNLFLFGLAGFLIAKAVEATGESEGIKALTQTPYLKMPFLLTALFLIGAALFVYFIVREPESPEIEENESLGEYLWSIVRKRDFLKFYTAQTLWWMSFEFIGIFLYGILAYILHGSATEENVKAVTSLGLYLMALFNVTVLLGALPGGIIYDKLGRRLSIVLGGLTFALPQLWGWFITTETQIVVALGIAGVGWGILMAASYPVIGDLLTKFEREAFTGRYYGFFEATRSLPVLLAGTIGGAIVDMAGGNYRVLFPIGALLVLLAMPMIWLMKNLDVEEG, encoded by the coding sequence TTGGAGCGTAAGGGATTCAGCTGGGGTGTCGTTCTGGGTATTGCACTGCTTGGCTTCAGCAGGAGCGTCGGCTGGGCCCTCAACAAGGGGCTCTCGTTCCCGCTGCTGTCCACCTACACCGGTTCTGCCTTCGTTAAGGGAACCATACTGGCAACCGAGGGATTGATCGGCCTCTTCGTGCCCGTCCTCCTCGGTTATTACAGCGATACGCTCAAATCAAGGTACGGCAGGAGGAGACCCTTCATAATGATCGGGGGGCTTCTTGCCGGAATAATGGCCCTGATGATATACGTGAGCTACGCCGCGGGCCTCCCCCTGTGGGGCTTTGCCCTGACCCTCGCCCTGTTCTACTTCTCGATGCACATCTACACTGCCCAGTACAGGGCCCTGATGCCGGACACGATCGAGAGCGGGCAGAGGGGAAAGGCGAGCGGTGTAATAACCCTCCTCGAGTGGGCGGGCAACCTGTTCCTCTTCGGCCTCGCCGGCTTTCTGATAGCCAAGGCGGTAGAAGCCACGGGGGAGAGCGAGGGTATAAAGGCCCTTACCCAGACGCCTTACCTCAAGATGCCCTTCCTGTTGACGGCGCTCTTCCTGATAGGGGCGGCCCTCTTCGTGTACTTCATTGTCAGGGAACCGGAAAGCCCCGAGATCGAGGAAAACGAGAGCCTTGGGGAGTACCTCTGGAGCATAGTCAGAAAGCGCGATTTCCTCAAGTTCTACACCGCCCAGACCCTCTGGTGGATGAGCTTCGAGTTCATAGGAATCTTCCTCTACGGCATACTGGCCTACATACTCCACGGTTCGGCCACGGAGGAGAACGTGAAGGCCGTTACCTCCCTCGGGCTCTACCTCATGGCCCTCTTCAACGTTACAGTGCTCCTCGGCGCTCTCCCCGGGGGAATAATCTACGACAAACTCGGGAGGAGGCTGAGCATAGTCCTCGGTGGCCTTACCTTCGCCCTCCCCCAGCTCTGGGGATGGTTCATAACGACCGAGACCCAGATAGTGGTGGCCCTCGGAATCGCGGGAGTGGGATGGGGAATCCTGATGGCCGCTTCCTACCCCGTGATAGGCGACCTGCTCACGAAATTCGAGAGGGAAGCCTTTACGGGGCGTTACTACGGCTTCTTTGAGGCCACGAGATCCCTCCCGGTTCTCCTTGCGGGGACCATCGGCGGTGCGATAGTTGACATGGCCGGCGGGAACTACCGCGTGCTCTTCCCAATCGGAGCCCTGCTCGTCCTGCTCGCGATGCCCATGATATGGCTCATGAAGAACCTTGACGTCGAGGAGGGTTGA
- the tmk gene encoding dTMP kinase, translated as MGSFIVIEGIDGAGKSTQARLLAEWFRHRGREVVLTKEPTDTAFGKLIRKLVLTGGREGIIDGAKISHEAEALLFAADRAEHVAKIIKPSLKAGKVVISDRYFYSSLAYQWARGLDLEWLVDLNRFAVRPDLVILLDLPVKESIKRINGRSIRTEFDRIVELQRKVRENYLQLAERFPEIRIVNAHAGVEDVHRDIVALVEHELFGK; from the coding sequence GTGGGATCTTTCATCGTCATTGAGGGCATCGATGGTGCGGGTAAATCAACTCAGGCAAGGCTTCTGGCGGAATGGTTCAGGCATAGGGGCCGGGAAGTTGTTCTGACCAAAGAACCGACCGATACCGCCTTTGGAAAACTGATAAGGAAGCTCGTTCTCACCGGTGGCAGGGAGGGAATAATAGATGGTGCTAAAATAAGCCACGAGGCGGAGGCGCTTCTGTTCGCTGCTGACAGGGCGGAACACGTTGCAAAGATCATAAAACCCTCCCTTAAGGCGGGAAAGGTTGTCATATCGGACCGTTACTTCTACTCCTCCCTCGCCTACCAGTGGGCCCGCGGACTGGACCTTGAGTGGCTGGTGGACCTGAACCGCTTTGCGGTACGGCCGGATCTTGTGATACTCCTCGACCTGCCGGTTAAGGAGAGCATAAAGCGCATCAACGGAAGGAGCATAAGGACGGAGTTCGACAGAATAGTGGAGCTCCAGAGGAAGGTGCGTGAGAATTACCTCCAGCTGGCAGAGCGCTTCCCCGAGATCAGGATAGTGAACGCCCACGCCGGGGTTGAAGACGTTCACAGGGATATAGTGGCTCTGGTCGAACACGAGCTCTTCGGAAAATGA
- a CDS encoding metallophosphoesterase, whose product MNFKPLPEKALKLGSYLIVADLHLGYEVSMAREGFYLPRVFHEVVGKLKGLLKREKPKGLIVNGDLKHSFVPEWRERKELKAFVDEISPMVEEIILVRGNHDVGILWLRELGVEIVDELEIGGWKLVHGHKLLEDERFIIGHEHPAVRLRDEVGALVKVPVFLVGESLVVLPAFSPWAYGNDVLREIVSPFLRRYDPLDMRVLVPLERELLDFGRLGDLVRVMNSL is encoded by the coding sequence ATGAACTTCAAGCCCCTTCCCGAAAAGGCCCTGAAGCTCGGGAGTTACCTCATCGTGGCGGATCTGCATCTCGGCTACGAGGTCAGCATGGCCCGGGAAGGCTTTTACCTCCCGAGGGTGTTCCACGAAGTCGTGGGGAAGCTGAAGGGGCTCCTCAAAAGGGAGAAACCGAAGGGGCTCATCGTTAACGGTGACCTCAAGCACTCCTTTGTCCCGGAGTGGAGGGAGAGGAAGGAACTGAAGGCCTTCGTGGACGAGATATCGCCCATGGTCGAGGAGATTATCCTCGTCAGGGGCAACCACGACGTCGGAATCCTCTGGCTCAGGGAACTGGGTGTTGAGATCGTCGACGAACTCGAGATCGGGGGATGGAAGCTGGTCCACGGCCATAAACTCCTTGAGGATGAGAGGTTCATCATAGGGCACGAGCACCCGGCGGTAAGGCTCAGGGATGAAGTGGGGGCCCTCGTCAAGGTTCCCGTCTTTCTGGTGGGGGAGAGCCTTGTAGTCCTCCCGGCGTTCAGCCCATGGGCCTACGGAAACGACGTGCTCAGGGAGATAGTCTCCCCCTTCCTGCGCAGGTACGATCCGCTGGATATGAGGGTTCTGGTTCCTCTGGAGAGGGAGCTCCTCGACTTCGGCAGGCTGGGGGATCTCGTGAGGGTGATGAACTCGCTCTGA